In Euphorbia lathyris chromosome 10, ddEupLath1.1, whole genome shotgun sequence, a single genomic region encodes these proteins:
- the LOC136208027 gene encoding DUF724 domain-containing protein 6-like isoform X1: MRRSPSVMRGRGTVMSPTGSTSRRVRGRGRPPKSMLSISKMELLSNESKVEVSSDDEGFKGVWYTANIVKSTPTLRPPKRKNQVLVQYDDLLSDTDPNMPLIECVDSCYIRPVPPPPPPHQTYEPHDVVDAFHNDGWWKGVVTHVQLSDENKTTYNVVFETPPELFTFSSQHLRFHLDWTHGQWVQPPKQMRMKGLEICKGMAVEVNLKDAWFPASVVDEVGFNSFLVEYDHNHMEEVIDSFHVRYLPPKLEVHKFEILELVDAFHDSCWSRASIAKILTDGRYVLILKSQDKEIELSHSEIRPHLLWNNGRWFSLSREVPNIAQSAHVDNNAEHSEVKSYVRKLSKKSTPLRTNSTSNKLNKTPPERVEETLASYSKKLRMENSPKESHPISMLLNSAEQDTGSVCESEGNLPVAGSNQQEAGQENGKAESSKMERVLNAQVMSQQVPAAVVDDKKNTDPAESDSFTHEEINMQKESNAFGQQDKAEQDIGSVCESGGNQHEAGQENGKAESPKSGSLLNAQVMSQQVPAAVVEDKRNTDADSDSLTHEEVNIQKESNAFEQQDKGEEQHNVFEGIASEMDIQDCGDPIADHTTKVGASCDAVNDDLAPSACLGTDVENLDQSSVQASDELVEKQELPFTKTSSVWEYIDSLEVFKVLPQNPHFRPLLEEKNEATREGFAIGNMFNFAGLVEKTSKLKIDQPTSVFDSYLKALSDLEMHGFDVKALSNRISQLLPIKIREEEMKKDSQDLYNKIAEYDSHIAKLEGEIKELEEQLAMKMEQKAMKDSESNLLQKDVIRLKEEILNAKLDFVREAGAPW; the protein is encoded by the exons ATGAGAAGAAGTCCAAGCGTTATGAGAGGAAGAGGAACAGTTATGAGTCCAACAGGAAGCACAAGCAGAAGAGTTAGAGGAAGAGGAAGGCCTCCGAAGAGCATGCTGTCCATTTCCAAGATGGAACTTTTAAGCAACGAATCAAAGGTGGAAGTGAGCAGCGACGATGAAGGGTTTAAGGGGGTTTGGTACACTGCCAATATTGTCAAATCAACACCTACACTAAGACCAcccaaaagaaaaaatcaaGTCTTGGTTCAGTATGACGATTTACTTTCTGATACTGACCCAAATATGCCATTAATTGAATGTGTAGACAGCTGCTACATTAGGCCTGTTCCTCCCCCTCCTCCGCCTCATCAGACTTATGAGCCACATGATGTCGTCGACGCCTTCCACAATGATGGCTGGTGGAAGGGAGTGGTCACTCATGTTCAACTCTCCGATGAGAACAAAACAACTTACAATGTGGTCTTTGAAACCCCACCTGAACTCTTCACTTTTTCCTCTCAACATTTGAGGTTTCACTTGGATTGGACTCATGGTCAATGGGTTCAACCCCCTAAACAGATG AGAATGAAAGGGTTGGAGATTTGCAAAGGAATGGCTGTTGAAGTGAATTTAAAAGATGCTTGGTTCCCAGCAAGTGTTGTTGATGAAGTTGGCTTCAATTCTTTTCTAGTGGAGTATGATCATAACCATATGGAAGAAGTGATTGACTCATTCCATGTTCGATATCTTCCTCCTAAGTTGGAGGTCCATAAATTTGAAATCTTGGAACTTGTAGATGCTTTCCATGATTCTTGTTGGAGCAGAGCTTCCATTGCCAAAATTCTCACAGATGGAAGATATGTTCTCATTTTGAAGTCCCAAGATAAGGAGATAGAGTTGAGTCATTCAGAGATAAGGCCGCACCTACTCTGGAACAACGGAAGATGGTTTAGTTTGAGCAGG GAAGTACCGAACATCGCACAATCAGCACATGTTGATAATAATGCAGAGCACTCTGAAGTGAAATCTTATGTTAGGAAGTTGAGTAAGAAGTCAACCCCTCTTAGAACAAACTCAACAAGTAATAAACTAAACAAGACACCTCCTGAAAGAGTGGAGGAGACACTTGCAAGCTATTCCAAGAAGTTAAGAATGGAAAACTCTCCTAAAGAATCTCATCCAATCTCGATGTTATTGAATTCAGCTGAACAAGATACAGGCTCAGTGTGTGAATCCGAGGGAAATCTGCCAGTGGCTGGATCTAATCAACAAGAAGCTGGACAAGAAAATGGAAAGGCAGAGTCATCAAAGATGGAAAGAGTACTGAATGCTCAAGTTATGAGCCAACAGGTTCCAGCTGCAG TTGTAGATGACAAGAAAAATACAGATCCTGCTGAATCCGATTCTTTTACTCATGAG GAGATTAATATGCAAAAAGAAAGTAATGCATTTGGGCAGCAAGATAAAG CAGAACAAGATATAGGCTCAGTGTGTGAATCCGGTGGAAATCAACACGAAGCTGGACAAGAAAATGGAAAGGCAGAGTCACCAAAGAGCGGAAGCCTACTGAATGCTCAAGTAATGAGCCAACAGGTTCCGGCTGCAG TTGTAGAAGACAAGAGAAATACAGATGCTGATTCCGATTCTTTGACTCATGAG GAGGTTAATATTCAAAAAGAAAGCAATGCATTTGAGCAGCAAGATAAAG GTGAAGAACAACACAATGTTTTCGAAGGCATTGCAAGCGAAATGGACATTCAAGACTGTGGAG ATCCCATTGCAGATCACACAACAAAAGTGGGAGCATCGTGTGATGCAGTCAATGATGATCTAGCTCCATCGGCATGCCTCGGAA CAGATGTTGAAAATTTGGACCAATCTTCCGTACAAGCAAGCGATGAGCTAGTGGAGAAGCAAGAGTTGCCTTTCACAAAGACTTCGTCTGTTTGGGAGTACATTGATTCGCTAGAAGTTTTCAAAGTACTGCCACAAAATCCGCATTTTCGTCCTCTGTTGGAAGAGAAGAACGAGGCAACTCGTGAAGGATTTGCCATTGGTAATATGTTCAACTTTGCTGGTTTGGTGGAGAAAACGTCAAAGTTGAAAATCGACCAGCCTACAAGTGTTTTTGACAGCTATTTGAAAGCTCTTAGTGACCTTGAAATGCATGGATTTGATGTTAAGGCATTGAGTAATCGAATTAGCCAGTTATTGCCTATCAAAATTAGGgaagaagagatgaagaaaGACTCGCAagatttatataataaaattgcAGAATATGATAGTCATATAGCAAAATTGGAGGGAGAAATTAAGGAGTTAGAAGAGCAACTTGCAATGAAAATGGAGCAGAAGGCGATGAAAGATTCTGAAAGCAATCTTCTACAAAAGGATGTCATTAGATTGAAGGAAGAAATATTGAATGCGAAGCTAGATTTTGTAAGAGAAGCTGGTGCACCTTGGTAG
- the LOC136208027 gene encoding DUF724 domain-containing protein 1-like isoform X7, translated as MRRSPSVMRGRGTVMSPTGSTSRRVRGRGRPPKSMLSISKMELLSNESKVEVSSDDEGFKGVWYTANIVKSTPTLRPPKRKNQVLVQYDDLLSDTDPNMPLIECVDSCYIRPVPPPPPPHQTYEPHDVVDAFHNDGWWKGVVTHVQLSDENKTTYNVVFETPPELFTFSSQHLRFHLDWTHGQWVQPPKQMRMKGLEICKGMAVEVNLKDAWFPASVVDEVGFNSFLVEYDHNHMEEVIDSFHVRYLPPKLEVHKFEILELVDAFHDSCWSRASIAKILTDGRYVLILKSQDKEIELSHSEIRPHLLWNNGRWFSLSREVPNIAQSAHVDNNAEHSEVKSYVRKLSKKSTPLRTNSTSNKLNKTPPERVEETLASYSKKLRMENSPKESHPISMLLNSAEQDTGSVCESEGNLPVAGSNQQEAGQENGKAESSKMERVLNAQVMSQQVPAAVVDDKKNTDPAESDSFTHEEINMQKESNAFGQQDKAEQDIGSVCESGGNQHEAGQENGKAESPKSGSLLNAQVMSQQVPAADKRNTDADSDSLTHEEVNIQKESNAFEQQDKGEEQHNVFEGIASEMDIQDCGDPIADHTTKVGASCDAVNDDLAPSACLGTDVENLDQSSVQASDELVEKQELPFTKTSSVWEYIDSLEVFKVLPQNPHFRPLLEEKNEATREGFAIGNMFNFAGLVEKTSKLKIDQPTSVFDSYLKALSDLEMHGFDVKALSNRISQLLPIKIREEEMKKDSQDLYNKIAEYDSHIAKLEGEIKELEEQLAMKMEQKAMKDSESNLLQKDVIRLKEEILNAKLDFVREAGAPW; from the exons ATGAGAAGAAGTCCAAGCGTTATGAGAGGAAGAGGAACAGTTATGAGTCCAACAGGAAGCACAAGCAGAAGAGTTAGAGGAAGAGGAAGGCCTCCGAAGAGCATGCTGTCCATTTCCAAGATGGAACTTTTAAGCAACGAATCAAAGGTGGAAGTGAGCAGCGACGATGAAGGGTTTAAGGGGGTTTGGTACACTGCCAATATTGTCAAATCAACACCTACACTAAGACCAcccaaaagaaaaaatcaaGTCTTGGTTCAGTATGACGATTTACTTTCTGATACTGACCCAAATATGCCATTAATTGAATGTGTAGACAGCTGCTACATTAGGCCTGTTCCTCCCCCTCCTCCGCCTCATCAGACTTATGAGCCACATGATGTCGTCGACGCCTTCCACAATGATGGCTGGTGGAAGGGAGTGGTCACTCATGTTCAACTCTCCGATGAGAACAAAACAACTTACAATGTGGTCTTTGAAACCCCACCTGAACTCTTCACTTTTTCCTCTCAACATTTGAGGTTTCACTTGGATTGGACTCATGGTCAATGGGTTCAACCCCCTAAACAGATG AGAATGAAAGGGTTGGAGATTTGCAAAGGAATGGCTGTTGAAGTGAATTTAAAAGATGCTTGGTTCCCAGCAAGTGTTGTTGATGAAGTTGGCTTCAATTCTTTTCTAGTGGAGTATGATCATAACCATATGGAAGAAGTGATTGACTCATTCCATGTTCGATATCTTCCTCCTAAGTTGGAGGTCCATAAATTTGAAATCTTGGAACTTGTAGATGCTTTCCATGATTCTTGTTGGAGCAGAGCTTCCATTGCCAAAATTCTCACAGATGGAAGATATGTTCTCATTTTGAAGTCCCAAGATAAGGAGATAGAGTTGAGTCATTCAGAGATAAGGCCGCACCTACTCTGGAACAACGGAAGATGGTTTAGTTTGAGCAGG GAAGTACCGAACATCGCACAATCAGCACATGTTGATAATAATGCAGAGCACTCTGAAGTGAAATCTTATGTTAGGAAGTTGAGTAAGAAGTCAACCCCTCTTAGAACAAACTCAACAAGTAATAAACTAAACAAGACACCTCCTGAAAGAGTGGAGGAGACACTTGCAAGCTATTCCAAGAAGTTAAGAATGGAAAACTCTCCTAAAGAATCTCATCCAATCTCGATGTTATTGAATTCAGCTGAACAAGATACAGGCTCAGTGTGTGAATCCGAGGGAAATCTGCCAGTGGCTGGATCTAATCAACAAGAAGCTGGACAAGAAAATGGAAAGGCAGAGTCATCAAAGATGGAAAGAGTACTGAATGCTCAAGTTATGAGCCAACAGGTTCCAGCTGCAG TTGTAGATGACAAGAAAAATACAGATCCTGCTGAATCCGATTCTTTTACTCATGAG GAGATTAATATGCAAAAAGAAAGTAATGCATTTGGGCAGCAAGATAAAG CAGAACAAGATATAGGCTCAGTGTGTGAATCCGGTGGAAATCAACACGAAGCTGGACAAGAAAATGGAAAGGCAGAGTCACCAAAGAGCGGAAGCCTACTGAATGCTCAAGTAATGAGCCAACAGGTTCCGGCTGCAG ACAAGAGAAATACAGATGCTGATTCCGATTCTTTGACTCATGAG GAGGTTAATATTCAAAAAGAAAGCAATGCATTTGAGCAGCAAGATAAAG GTGAAGAACAACACAATGTTTTCGAAGGCATTGCAAGCGAAATGGACATTCAAGACTGTGGAG ATCCCATTGCAGATCACACAACAAAAGTGGGAGCATCGTGTGATGCAGTCAATGATGATCTAGCTCCATCGGCATGCCTCGGAA CAGATGTTGAAAATTTGGACCAATCTTCCGTACAAGCAAGCGATGAGCTAGTGGAGAAGCAAGAGTTGCCTTTCACAAAGACTTCGTCTGTTTGGGAGTACATTGATTCGCTAGAAGTTTTCAAAGTACTGCCACAAAATCCGCATTTTCGTCCTCTGTTGGAAGAGAAGAACGAGGCAACTCGTGAAGGATTTGCCATTGGTAATATGTTCAACTTTGCTGGTTTGGTGGAGAAAACGTCAAAGTTGAAAATCGACCAGCCTACAAGTGTTTTTGACAGCTATTTGAAAGCTCTTAGTGACCTTGAAATGCATGGATTTGATGTTAAGGCATTGAGTAATCGAATTAGCCAGTTATTGCCTATCAAAATTAGGgaagaagagatgaagaaaGACTCGCAagatttatataataaaattgcAGAATATGATAGTCATATAGCAAAATTGGAGGGAGAAATTAAGGAGTTAGAAGAGCAACTTGCAATGAAAATGGAGCAGAAGGCGATGAAAGATTCTGAAAGCAATCTTCTACAAAAGGATGTCATTAGATTGAAGGAAGAAATATTGAATGCGAAGCTAGATTTTGTAAGAGAAGCTGGTGCACCTTGGTAG
- the LOC136208027 gene encoding DUF724 domain-containing protein 6-like isoform X5, producing the protein MRRSPSVMRGRGTVMSPTGSTSRRVRGRGRPPKSMLSISKMELLSNESKVEVSSDDEGFKGVWYTANIVKSTPTLRPPKRKNQVLVQYDDLLSDTDPNMPLIECVDSCYIRPVPPPPPPHQTYEPHDVVDAFHNDGWWKGVVTHVQLSDENKTTYNVVFETPPELFTFSSQHLRFHLDWTHGQWVQPPKQMRMKGLEICKGMAVEVNLKDAWFPASVVDEVGFNSFLVEYDHNHMEEVIDSFHVRYLPPKLEVHKFEILELVDAFHDSCWSRASIAKILTDGRYVLILKSQDKEIELSHSEIRPHLLWNNGRWFSLSREVPNIAQSAHVDNNAEHSEVKSYVRKLSKKSTPLRTNSTSNKLNKTPPERVEETLASYSKKLRMENSPKESHPISMLLNSAEQDTGSVCESEGNLPVAGSNQQEAGQENGKAESSKMERVLNAQVMSQQVPAADDKKNTDPAESDSFTHEEINMQKESNAFGQQDKAEQDIGSVCESGGNQHEAGQENGKAESPKSGSLLNAQVMSQQVPAAVVEDKRNTDADSDSLTHEEVNIQKESNAFEQQDKGEEQHNVFEGIASEMDIQDCGDPIADHTTKVGASCDAVNDDLAPSACLGTDVENLDQSSVQASDELVEKQELPFTKTSSVWEYIDSLEVFKVLPQNPHFRPLLEEKNEATREGFAIGNMFNFAGLVEKTSKLKIDQPTSVFDSYLKALSDLEMHGFDVKALSNRISQLLPIKIREEEMKKDSQDLYNKIAEYDSHIAKLEGEIKELEEQLAMKMEQKAMKDSESNLLQKDVIRLKEEILNAKLDFVREAGAPW; encoded by the exons ATGAGAAGAAGTCCAAGCGTTATGAGAGGAAGAGGAACAGTTATGAGTCCAACAGGAAGCACAAGCAGAAGAGTTAGAGGAAGAGGAAGGCCTCCGAAGAGCATGCTGTCCATTTCCAAGATGGAACTTTTAAGCAACGAATCAAAGGTGGAAGTGAGCAGCGACGATGAAGGGTTTAAGGGGGTTTGGTACACTGCCAATATTGTCAAATCAACACCTACACTAAGACCAcccaaaagaaaaaatcaaGTCTTGGTTCAGTATGACGATTTACTTTCTGATACTGACCCAAATATGCCATTAATTGAATGTGTAGACAGCTGCTACATTAGGCCTGTTCCTCCCCCTCCTCCGCCTCATCAGACTTATGAGCCACATGATGTCGTCGACGCCTTCCACAATGATGGCTGGTGGAAGGGAGTGGTCACTCATGTTCAACTCTCCGATGAGAACAAAACAACTTACAATGTGGTCTTTGAAACCCCACCTGAACTCTTCACTTTTTCCTCTCAACATTTGAGGTTTCACTTGGATTGGACTCATGGTCAATGGGTTCAACCCCCTAAACAGATG AGAATGAAAGGGTTGGAGATTTGCAAAGGAATGGCTGTTGAAGTGAATTTAAAAGATGCTTGGTTCCCAGCAAGTGTTGTTGATGAAGTTGGCTTCAATTCTTTTCTAGTGGAGTATGATCATAACCATATGGAAGAAGTGATTGACTCATTCCATGTTCGATATCTTCCTCCTAAGTTGGAGGTCCATAAATTTGAAATCTTGGAACTTGTAGATGCTTTCCATGATTCTTGTTGGAGCAGAGCTTCCATTGCCAAAATTCTCACAGATGGAAGATATGTTCTCATTTTGAAGTCCCAAGATAAGGAGATAGAGTTGAGTCATTCAGAGATAAGGCCGCACCTACTCTGGAACAACGGAAGATGGTTTAGTTTGAGCAGG GAAGTACCGAACATCGCACAATCAGCACATGTTGATAATAATGCAGAGCACTCTGAAGTGAAATCTTATGTTAGGAAGTTGAGTAAGAAGTCAACCCCTCTTAGAACAAACTCAACAAGTAATAAACTAAACAAGACACCTCCTGAAAGAGTGGAGGAGACACTTGCAAGCTATTCCAAGAAGTTAAGAATGGAAAACTCTCCTAAAGAATCTCATCCAATCTCGATGTTATTGAATTCAGCTGAACAAGATACAGGCTCAGTGTGTGAATCCGAGGGAAATCTGCCAGTGGCTGGATCTAATCAACAAGAAGCTGGACAAGAAAATGGAAAGGCAGAGTCATCAAAGATGGAAAGAGTACTGAATGCTCAAGTTATGAGCCAACAGGTTCCAGCTGCAG ATGACAAGAAAAATACAGATCCTGCTGAATCCGATTCTTTTACTCATGAG GAGATTAATATGCAAAAAGAAAGTAATGCATTTGGGCAGCAAGATAAAG CAGAACAAGATATAGGCTCAGTGTGTGAATCCGGTGGAAATCAACACGAAGCTGGACAAGAAAATGGAAAGGCAGAGTCACCAAAGAGCGGAAGCCTACTGAATGCTCAAGTAATGAGCCAACAGGTTCCGGCTGCAG TTGTAGAAGACAAGAGAAATACAGATGCTGATTCCGATTCTTTGACTCATGAG GAGGTTAATATTCAAAAAGAAAGCAATGCATTTGAGCAGCAAGATAAAG GTGAAGAACAACACAATGTTTTCGAAGGCATTGCAAGCGAAATGGACATTCAAGACTGTGGAG ATCCCATTGCAGATCACACAACAAAAGTGGGAGCATCGTGTGATGCAGTCAATGATGATCTAGCTCCATCGGCATGCCTCGGAA CAGATGTTGAAAATTTGGACCAATCTTCCGTACAAGCAAGCGATGAGCTAGTGGAGAAGCAAGAGTTGCCTTTCACAAAGACTTCGTCTGTTTGGGAGTACATTGATTCGCTAGAAGTTTTCAAAGTACTGCCACAAAATCCGCATTTTCGTCCTCTGTTGGAAGAGAAGAACGAGGCAACTCGTGAAGGATTTGCCATTGGTAATATGTTCAACTTTGCTGGTTTGGTGGAGAAAACGTCAAAGTTGAAAATCGACCAGCCTACAAGTGTTTTTGACAGCTATTTGAAAGCTCTTAGTGACCTTGAAATGCATGGATTTGATGTTAAGGCATTGAGTAATCGAATTAGCCAGTTATTGCCTATCAAAATTAGGgaagaagagatgaagaaaGACTCGCAagatttatataataaaattgcAGAATATGATAGTCATATAGCAAAATTGGAGGGAGAAATTAAGGAGTTAGAAGAGCAACTTGCAATGAAAATGGAGCAGAAGGCGATGAAAGATTCTGAAAGCAATCTTCTACAAAAGGATGTCATTAGATTGAAGGAAGAAATATTGAATGCGAAGCTAGATTTTGTAAGAGAAGCTGGTGCACCTTGGTAG
- the LOC136208027 gene encoding DUF724 domain-containing protein 1-like isoform X4, translating to MRRSPSVMRGRGTVMSPTGSTSRRVRGRGRPPKSMLSISKMELLSNESKVEVSSDDEGFKGVWYTANIVKSTPTLRPPKRKNQVLVQYDDLLSDTDPNMPLIECVDSCYIRPVPPPPPPHQTYEPHDVVDAFHNDGWWKGVVTHVQLSDENKTTYNVVFETPPELFTFSSQHLRFHLDWTHGQWVQPPKQMRMKGLEICKGMAVEVNLKDAWFPASVVDEVGFNSFLVEYDHNHMEEVIDSFHVRYLPPKLEVHKFEILELVDAFHDSCWSRASIAKILTDGRYVLILKSQDKEIELSHSEIRPHLLWNNGRWFSLSREVPNIAQSAHVDNNAEHSEVKSYVRKLSKKSTPLRTNSTSNKLNKTPPERVEETLASYSKKLRMENSPKESHPISMLLNSAEQDTGSVCESEGNLPVAGSNQQEAGQENGKAESSKMERVLNAQVMSQQVPAAVVDDKKNTDPAESDSFTHEEINMQKESNAFGQQDKAEQDIGSVCESGGNQHEAGQENGKAESPKSGSLLNAQVMSQQVPAAEDKRNTDADSDSLTHEEVNIQKESNAFEQQDKGEEQHNVFEGIASEMDIQDCGDPIADHTTKVGASCDAVNDDLAPSACLGTDVENLDQSSVQASDELVEKQELPFTKTSSVWEYIDSLEVFKVLPQNPHFRPLLEEKNEATREGFAIGNMFNFAGLVEKTSKLKIDQPTSVFDSYLKALSDLEMHGFDVKALSNRISQLLPIKIREEEMKKDSQDLYNKIAEYDSHIAKLEGEIKELEEQLAMKMEQKAMKDSESNLLQKDVIRLKEEILNAKLDFVREAGAPW from the exons ATGAGAAGAAGTCCAAGCGTTATGAGAGGAAGAGGAACAGTTATGAGTCCAACAGGAAGCACAAGCAGAAGAGTTAGAGGAAGAGGAAGGCCTCCGAAGAGCATGCTGTCCATTTCCAAGATGGAACTTTTAAGCAACGAATCAAAGGTGGAAGTGAGCAGCGACGATGAAGGGTTTAAGGGGGTTTGGTACACTGCCAATATTGTCAAATCAACACCTACACTAAGACCAcccaaaagaaaaaatcaaGTCTTGGTTCAGTATGACGATTTACTTTCTGATACTGACCCAAATATGCCATTAATTGAATGTGTAGACAGCTGCTACATTAGGCCTGTTCCTCCCCCTCCTCCGCCTCATCAGACTTATGAGCCACATGATGTCGTCGACGCCTTCCACAATGATGGCTGGTGGAAGGGAGTGGTCACTCATGTTCAACTCTCCGATGAGAACAAAACAACTTACAATGTGGTCTTTGAAACCCCACCTGAACTCTTCACTTTTTCCTCTCAACATTTGAGGTTTCACTTGGATTGGACTCATGGTCAATGGGTTCAACCCCCTAAACAGATG AGAATGAAAGGGTTGGAGATTTGCAAAGGAATGGCTGTTGAAGTGAATTTAAAAGATGCTTGGTTCCCAGCAAGTGTTGTTGATGAAGTTGGCTTCAATTCTTTTCTAGTGGAGTATGATCATAACCATATGGAAGAAGTGATTGACTCATTCCATGTTCGATATCTTCCTCCTAAGTTGGAGGTCCATAAATTTGAAATCTTGGAACTTGTAGATGCTTTCCATGATTCTTGTTGGAGCAGAGCTTCCATTGCCAAAATTCTCACAGATGGAAGATATGTTCTCATTTTGAAGTCCCAAGATAAGGAGATAGAGTTGAGTCATTCAGAGATAAGGCCGCACCTACTCTGGAACAACGGAAGATGGTTTAGTTTGAGCAGG GAAGTACCGAACATCGCACAATCAGCACATGTTGATAATAATGCAGAGCACTCTGAAGTGAAATCTTATGTTAGGAAGTTGAGTAAGAAGTCAACCCCTCTTAGAACAAACTCAACAAGTAATAAACTAAACAAGACACCTCCTGAAAGAGTGGAGGAGACACTTGCAAGCTATTCCAAGAAGTTAAGAATGGAAAACTCTCCTAAAGAATCTCATCCAATCTCGATGTTATTGAATTCAGCTGAACAAGATACAGGCTCAGTGTGTGAATCCGAGGGAAATCTGCCAGTGGCTGGATCTAATCAACAAGAAGCTGGACAAGAAAATGGAAAGGCAGAGTCATCAAAGATGGAAAGAGTACTGAATGCTCAAGTTATGAGCCAACAGGTTCCAGCTGCAG TTGTAGATGACAAGAAAAATACAGATCCTGCTGAATCCGATTCTTTTACTCATGAG GAGATTAATATGCAAAAAGAAAGTAATGCATTTGGGCAGCAAGATAAAG CAGAACAAGATATAGGCTCAGTGTGTGAATCCGGTGGAAATCAACACGAAGCTGGACAAGAAAATGGAAAGGCAGAGTCACCAAAGAGCGGAAGCCTACTGAATGCTCAAGTAATGAGCCAACAGGTTCCGGCTGCAG AAGACAAGAGAAATACAGATGCTGATTCCGATTCTTTGACTCATGAG GAGGTTAATATTCAAAAAGAAAGCAATGCATTTGAGCAGCAAGATAAAG GTGAAGAACAACACAATGTTTTCGAAGGCATTGCAAGCGAAATGGACATTCAAGACTGTGGAG ATCCCATTGCAGATCACACAACAAAAGTGGGAGCATCGTGTGATGCAGTCAATGATGATCTAGCTCCATCGGCATGCCTCGGAA CAGATGTTGAAAATTTGGACCAATCTTCCGTACAAGCAAGCGATGAGCTAGTGGAGAAGCAAGAGTTGCCTTTCACAAAGACTTCGTCTGTTTGGGAGTACATTGATTCGCTAGAAGTTTTCAAAGTACTGCCACAAAATCCGCATTTTCGTCCTCTGTTGGAAGAGAAGAACGAGGCAACTCGTGAAGGATTTGCCATTGGTAATATGTTCAACTTTGCTGGTTTGGTGGAGAAAACGTCAAAGTTGAAAATCGACCAGCCTACAAGTGTTTTTGACAGCTATTTGAAAGCTCTTAGTGACCTTGAAATGCATGGATTTGATGTTAAGGCATTGAGTAATCGAATTAGCCAGTTATTGCCTATCAAAATTAGGgaagaagagatgaagaaaGACTCGCAagatttatataataaaattgcAGAATATGATAGTCATATAGCAAAATTGGAGGGAGAAATTAAGGAGTTAGAAGAGCAACTTGCAATGAAAATGGAGCAGAAGGCGATGAAAGATTCTGAAAGCAATCTTCTACAAAAGGATGTCATTAGATTGAAGGAAGAAATATTGAATGCGAAGCTAGATTTTGTAAGAGAAGCTGGTGCACCTTGGTAG